Proteins co-encoded in one Schaalia radingae genomic window:
- a CDS encoding DNA primase — protein sequence MTQDPRDALNLLIAAFEHHFDVVQGGTAASDAVISQAEERLRDAFFTYDDVLFTRFDAELPFDILDEDDDDDDDDDYEDDGDDEDDDDDSFDGFDDDEYDQIDLDDDNDEDD from the coding sequence ATGACACAAGATCCTCGCGACGCGCTGAACTTACTCATCGCAGCATTTGAGCACCACTTTGATGTCGTCCAGGGCGGCACAGCCGCGTCGGATGCCGTCATTTCGCAGGCAGAAGAACGCCTCCGTGATGCGTTCTTCACCTACGACGACGTTCTCTTCACACGATTCGACGCTGAACTGCCGTTCGACATTCTGGATGAAGATGATGACGACGACGATGATGACGACTATGAGGACGACGGCGACGACGAAGATGATGACGATGACAGCTTCGACGGCTTCGACGATGACGAGTACGACCAGATCGACCTGGACGACGATAACGACGAGGACGACTAA
- a CDS encoding aldo/keto reductase, whose translation MRTRFCGRSGLSVSDVGLGTLTWGRDTDEHEAEDMLRHFVDAGGNLIEIAPTHGDGAAVDVLGSLISTVSRNQLVIALRGGAHLDASTKWRASAARGDMLASLDDALARWHTDFVDLWLAEFTPHIPVDETLSALEVAWRSGRARYVGIAHASAWTAASASTRAALAGMPVVALEDSWSLLDRGLESQVFAPARSAGMGILAHSPLACGVLTGKYRHATPPDSRAASPHLRYTVERYLDPALSGTLNALERAAQGLDRTSMDVALAWVRDAEGVASAIVGPRTVRQLDQLLECQDPLPEQIRTVLSEVSDPRVD comes from the coding sequence ATGCGCACTCGTTTTTGCGGCCGTTCGGGCCTGAGCGTCTCTGATGTTGGACTCGGCACACTCACGTGGGGCCGCGACACCGATGAGCACGAAGCTGAAGACATGCTGCGCCATTTTGTCGATGCCGGTGGGAACCTGATCGAAATTGCACCAACGCACGGAGACGGCGCGGCGGTGGACGTCCTCGGGTCGCTCATCAGCACAGTCAGTCGCAATCAGCTCGTGATCGCACTTCGAGGGGGCGCACACCTGGATGCGTCCACTAAGTGGCGTGCCAGTGCGGCGCGCGGCGACATGCTCGCCAGTCTGGACGATGCGCTGGCCCGGTGGCACACCGATTTCGTTGACCTGTGGCTCGCGGAGTTCACGCCGCACATTCCGGTCGACGAAACACTGTCCGCGCTGGAGGTCGCCTGGCGCTCGGGTCGTGCGCGCTACGTAGGGATCGCTCACGCATCGGCGTGGACGGCGGCATCAGCATCGACGAGGGCGGCCCTGGCGGGGATGCCTGTGGTTGCGTTGGAAGATTCCTGGTCACTGCTGGATCGCGGCCTCGAGTCTCAGGTGTTTGCACCGGCACGCTCAGCCGGGATGGGAATCCTGGCGCATTCGCCACTGGCGTGCGGCGTCCTGACCGGGAAGTATCGCCATGCCACTCCCCCAGATTCACGCGCCGCGTCACCGCACCTGCGTTATACCGTTGAACGCTACCTGGATCCTGCTTTGTCTGGCACGCTCAACGCCCTCGAACGCGCTGCTCAGGGGCTTGATCGCACGAGTATGGATGTGGCGTTGGCATGGGTGCGTGACGCTGAGGGTGTGGCAAGCGCGATCGTCGGTCCGCGCACGGTCCGACAGCTCGATCAGCTGCTCGAATGTCAGGATCCACTTCCTGAGCAGATCCGAACGGTACTCAGCGAAGTATCTGATCCGCGCGTAGATTAG